Proteins encoded in a region of the Bactrocera tryoni isolate S06 chromosome 4, CSIRO_BtryS06_freeze2, whole genome shotgun sequence genome:
- the LOC120774738 gene encoding sarcoplasmic calcium-binding protein produces MAFAIMSRGFLRTSKEMLERSIAVGNAAISHCFMDIEANHSTVALVQHRSTCTALNAATLPTAGFMRPVCNGSYCLLKPRVNNSYLNKRKSSSKKQVSTVASSKRDEESDSDSDSDDEFEQKRASVRAKYSARGDSEFWRRKMRTLHRILDVNRDGVVSFDDYKLIAKRFTDLGHLTPEMSAEFEEVMRQTWVEQFGEITPYNLVTAEQFLVEVHHRLNDEQLEKRIGRFLPYLFKAVDYDHTGHLDLEQYKLFFRCLGLSDEDAAISFAVIDKNGDGQLSLKEFLHLGRQFFLTEDETKISKMFWGPLIDH; encoded by the exons ATGGCTTTTGCAATTATGAGCCGTGGCTTTTTGCGCACTTCCAAAGAAATGCTGGAACGCAGCATCGCCGTGGGCAATGCTGCAATCTCCCATTGTTTCATGGACATTGAAGCCAAT CATTCCACCGTTGCACTTGTACAGCATCGCTCGACTTGCACAGCTCTCAACGCTGCGACGCTGCCCACAGCTGGTTTTATGAGGCCCGTCTGCAACGGCAGCTATTGTCTGTTGAAGCCCAGGGTGAACAATTCGTATTTAAACAAGCGTAAAAGTAGCTCGAAGAAACAGGTGTCCACGGTAGCATCATCAAAGCGTGACGAAGAAAG TGATAGCGATTCGGATTCCGACGATGAATTTGAACAAAAACGTGCGAGCGTACGCGCCAAGTACAGTGCGAGG GGCGATTCCGAGTTCTGGCGTCGCAAAATGCGCACACTCCACCGCATACTCGACGTCAATCGCGATGGCGTTGTTTCATTTGACGACTACAAATTGATTGCCAAGCGCTTCACGGACTTGGGTCATCTCACGCCCGAGATGTCGGCTGAGTTCGAAGAGGTCATGCGTCAAACGTGGGTCGAGCAATTCGGCGAAATTACGCCATATAATTTAGTGACTGCCGAGCAGTTCTTGGTGGAGGTGCATCATCGTCTCAACGACGAACAGTTGGAGAAGCGCATTGGACGCTTTTTGCCCTATTTATTCAAG gCCGTTGATTATGATCACACTGGCCACTTGGATCTCGAACAGTATAAGTTATTCTTCCGCTGTCTGGGTCTTTCGGATGAAGATGCCGCTATTTCCTTTGCTGTGATAGACAAAAATGGCGATGGCCAATTGTCCTTAAAGGAGTTTCTACATTTGGGACGTCAATTTTTCCTAACCGAAGACGAGacgaaaatatcgaaaatgtTCTGGGGTCCATTGATCGATCACTGA